In the genome of Streptomyces violaceoruber, the window ACAGCAACGACTAGTAGCACCCAGCAGGTGAAGGGCCCCGGGCTTCGTGCCCGGGGCCCTTCGTCGTCGTGGTCGGCGCGCCCGCTCACCGCAGCTTGCGTGCGGCTCTTCTCAGGTCGTACTCGTGGACGATCGCCTTCGCGTGGCCGTAGGAGAGGTTGTGTTCGTGGCGGAGCCAGCTGACCTTCTCCTCGAAGCGGAAGAGGGCGGGGCCGTCCTCGACGGCGCGCAGCCAGTCGGAGATCTCACGGCCGGTG includes:
- a CDS encoding DUF4287 domain-containing protein, whose product is MSQVFSEETHRNLLARIPQCTGREISDWLRAVEDGPALFRFEEKVSWLRHEHNLSYGHAKAIVHEYDLRRAARKLR